In one window of Calypte anna isolate BGI_N300 chromosome 1, bCalAnn1_v1.p, whole genome shotgun sequence DNA:
- the AGPAT3 gene encoding 1-acyl-sn-glycerol-3-phosphate acyltransferase gamma: MGFIAFLKTQFIVHLLIGFVFVVSGLIINFIQLCTLVLWPVNKQLYRRVNCRLAYSLWSQLVMLLEWWSGTECTLFSDEATVKTFGKEHVIIILNHNFEIDFLCGWTMTERFGVLGSSKVLAKKELLYVPLIGWTWYFLEIVFCKRKWEEDRDTVIEGLKRLADYPEYMWFLLYCEGTRFTETKHRISMEVAESKGLPKLKYHLLPRTKGFTTAVQCLRGTVSAVYDVTLNFRGNKNPSLLGILYGKKYEADMCVRRFPLEDIPRDEKEAANWLHKLYQEKDALQEMYNQEGIFPGQQFKPPRRPWTLLNFLFWATVLLSPLFTFGFGVFASGSPLLILAFLGLVGAASFGVRRLIGVTEIEKGSSYGNQEFKKKE; the protein is encoded by the exons ATGGGCTTCATTGCCTTTCTGAAGACCCAGTTCATAGTTCACCTCCTCATTGGGTTTGTCTTTGTTGTGAGTGGACTGATCATTAACTTCATTCAACTATGCACACTTGTCCTCTGGCCCGTCAACAAGCAGCTCTATCGCCGAGTAAACTGTCGCCTTGCCTATTCCCTTTGGAGCC AGTTGGTAATGCTGCTGGAATGGTGGTCAGGCACAGAGTGCACCCTGTTCTCGGACGAGGCCACAGTGAAAACCTTTGGAAAAGAACACGTCATCATCATCTTGAATCACAACTTTGAAATTGACTTCTTGTGTGGCTGGACCATGACAGAGCGCTTTGGAGTGCTTGGG agtTCCAAAGTTCTTGCTAAGAAAGAACTACTATACGTGCCCCTAATTGGCTGGACGTGGTACTTCCTTGAGATCGTtttctgcaaaaggaaatgggaagaagACAGAGATACAGTAATTGAAGGATTGAAACGTTTGGCTGATTATCCTGAATATATGTGG TTTCTCCTGTACTGTGAAGGAACTCGTTTTACAGAGACCAAGCATCGTATCAGTATGGAGGTAGCTGAATCCAAGGGGCTGCCTAAACTGAAATACCACCTGTTGCCCAGAACCAAAGGTTTCACCACTGCTGTCCAGTGTCTCAGGGGAACAG TTTCAGCAGTGTATGATGTAACACTAAATTTCAGAGGAAACAAGAACCCATCTTTATTAGGAATTCTTTATGGAAAGAAATATGAAGCAGATATGTGTGTAAG GAGATTTCCTCTGGAAGATATCCCTCGAGATGAAAAGGAAGCTGCAAACTGGCTTCATAAGCTTTACCAGGAAAAG GATGCTTTGCAAGAGATGTATAATCAAGAAGGCATATTTCCTGGCCAGCAATTTAAACCTCCTAGGAGACCATGGACTCTCCtaaactttcttttttgggCCACagttctcctctctcctcttttcacATTTGGCTTTGGAGTTTTTGCAAGTGGATCACCTCTCCTTATCCTTGCATTCCTGGGACTTGTTGGAGCAG CTTCCTTTGGAGTTCGTAGACTGATAGGAGtaactgaaatagaaaaaggcTCCAGCTACGGCAACCAAGAAttcaagaaaaaggaataa